AGCCGGTGGGCCGCCTCATCTTCAGAGGCCGTCTGCTGATCAATCAAGGGATCCAGAAACACAGTGGTGCGCACATCGCCGGATTGCTCTGCCAATGCATACAACTGATGCAAAGAGGTGGTGACATCCACTTCCATCTGAAAAACAGACAGAAGCACGTCCTCGATGTCGTTCCACACCTGCTTGGGCGCATTGATACCGCCCAGAACCACAGGCTGGCCACGGGCGATCAGGTAATCGGCGAACAGGCCGGCGTGATTGCGTTCCTGATCCGATTCCGCCTTGAACGTGCGGGAGAAGCCACGCAGATCGCGCTCGGCGAACCAGACGGCCAGGGCCCAATAGGCGGAGCTGGCGTTCAATTCCAT
The sequence above is drawn from the Synechococcus sp. MW101C3 genome and encodes:
- a CDS encoding ferritin — protein: MVLGTQHATGTLLSGGRPVAQPMQEVLLEALQQHLAMELNASSAYWALAVWFAERDLRGFSRTFKAESDQERNHAGLFADYLIARGQPVVLGGINAPKQVWNDIEDVLLSVFQMEVDVTTSLHQLYALAEQSGDVRTTVFLDPLIDQQTASEDEAAHRLGRWRLAGGESAALLILDAELEGGKATPSKLAA